From a region of the Spelaeicoccus albus genome:
- the rpsS gene encoding 30S ribosomal protein S19 → MPRSLKKGPFVDEHLFKKVAAQNEKGTKNVIKTWSRRSMIVPDFLGHTIAVHDGRKHVPVFVTEAMVGHKLGEFAPTRTFRGHEKDDRKGRRR, encoded by the coding sequence ATGCCTCGTAGCTTAAAGAAGGGCCCCTTCGTGGACGAGCACCTGTTCAAGAAGGTCGCCGCCCAAAACGAAAAGGGGACCAAGAATGTCATCAAGACGTGGTCCCGGCGCTCGATGATCGTGCCCGATTTCCTCGGTCACACGATCGCCGTGCACGACGGACGTAAGCACGTGCCGGTCTTCGTCACCGAAGCGATGGTCGGGCACAAGCTCGGCGAATTCGCGCCGACGCGGACTTTCCGCGGCCACGAAAAAGACGACCGTAAGGGCCGCCGCCGCTAA
- the rplB gene encoding 50S ribosomal protein L2: MGIRKHKPTTPGRRGSSVADFVELTRSTPEKSLLRPLSKNGGRNSGGRITTRHQGGGHKRQYRVIDFRRHDKDGVPATVAHIEYDPNRTARIALLHYADGEKRYILAPTKMKQGDRVEAGPGADIKPGNSLSMRNVPVGTVVHAVELRPGGGAKIARSAGSSVQLVAKYGPYAQLRMPSGEIRNVDVRCRATIGEVGNAEQSNISWGKAGRMRWKGKRPVVRGVVMNPIDHPHGGGEGKSSGGRHPVSPWGQAEGRTRRPKKESDKLIVRRRRTGKKR, encoded by the coding sequence ATGGGAATCCGTAAGCACAAGCCGACGACACCGGGCCGTCGTGGCTCGTCGGTCGCCGACTTCGTCGAGCTGACCCGGTCGACGCCGGAGAAGTCGCTGCTGCGTCCGCTGTCGAAGAACGGCGGCCGCAACAGCGGCGGCCGCATCACGACCCGCCATCAAGGCGGCGGACACAAGCGTCAGTACCGCGTCATCGACTTCCGTCGGCATGACAAGGACGGCGTTCCGGCGACCGTCGCGCACATTGAATACGATCCGAACCGCACCGCGCGCATCGCGCTGCTGCATTACGCGGACGGCGAGAAGCGTTACATCCTCGCGCCGACCAAGATGAAGCAGGGCGACCGCGTCGAAGCCGGCCCCGGTGCCGACATCAAGCCGGGCAACAGCCTGTCGATGCGCAACGTCCCGGTTGGCACGGTTGTGCACGCCGTCGAGTTGCGCCCCGGCGGCGGAGCCAAGATCGCCCGGTCCGCCGGCTCGAGCGTCCAGCTCGTGGCGAAGTACGGCCCGTATGCGCAGCTGCGCATGCCGTCCGGCGAAATTCGCAACGTGGACGTCCGCTGCCGCGCCACCATCGGCGAGGTCGGCAACGCCGAGCAGTCGAACATCAGCTGGGGCAAGGCCGGCCGTATGCGGTGGAAGGGCAAGCGCCCCGTCGTCCGCGGCGTGGTCATGAACCCGATCGACCACCCGCATGGCGGTGGCGAAGGCAAGAGCTCCGGCGGCCGGCACCCGGTCAGCCCCTGGGGCCAGGCCGAAGGACGCACCCGTCGTCCGAAGAAAGAAAGCGACAAGCTCATCGTGCGTCGCCGTCGTACCGGTAAGAAGCGTTGA
- the rplW gene encoding 50S ribosomal protein L23: MSDVQKDPRDVIIAPVVSEKSYGLIDEGKYTFLVDPRSNKTEIKLAVEKIFSVKVASVNTANRVGKRQRTRYGWGKRKDTKRAIVALKEGSIDIFGGPVGS; encoded by the coding sequence GTGAGCGACGTACAAAAAGATCCGCGCGACGTCATCATCGCGCCGGTCGTCTCGGAAAAGAGCTACGGCCTGATCGACGAAGGAAAATACACCTTCCTCGTCGACCCGCGCTCGAACAAGACCGAGATCAAGCTGGCAGTGGAAAAGATCTTCAGCGTGAAGGTCGCCTCCGTGAACACGGCGAACCGCGTCGGCAAGCGCCAGCGCACCCGCTACGGCTGGGGCAAGCGCAAGGACACCAAGCGCGCCATCGTCGCCTTGAAGGAAGGCTCGATCGATATCTTCGGCGGGCCGGTCGGCAGCTAG
- the rplD gene encoding 50S ribosomal protein L4, which translates to MPTAESFAVDVLDAAGKKNGTVDLPAEVFAVQTNVPLIHQVVVGQLAAARQGTHQTKNRSAVRGGGKKPYKQKGTGNARQGSIRAPQYAGGGIVHGPQPRDYTKRTPKKMKAAALRGALSDRARLERVFVVSALVEGDKPSTKAAVAALNALSPRSHKLVVVNRDDQLTWLSVRNIPEVHVLTPGQLNTYDVLISDDVVFTKAALDTFLAGPPKGKSASAVGRASDVDQGAADLESTSTEEDAK; encoded by the coding sequence ATGCCTACCGCAGAATCCTTCGCAGTGGACGTCCTCGACGCCGCCGGTAAGAAAAACGGCACCGTCGACCTGCCGGCTGAGGTCTTCGCCGTGCAGACCAACGTTCCGCTGATCCACCAGGTTGTCGTCGGCCAGCTGGCCGCCGCCCGCCAGGGGACGCACCAGACCAAGAACCGCTCCGCAGTTCGCGGCGGCGGCAAGAAGCCATACAAGCAAAAGGGCACCGGCAACGCGCGCCAGGGCTCGATCCGCGCACCGCAGTACGCCGGTGGCGGCATCGTGCACGGCCCGCAGCCGCGCGACTACACCAAGCGCACCCCGAAGAAGATGAAGGCCGCCGCGCTTCGCGGTGCCCTGTCCGATCGGGCCCGCCTGGAACGCGTGTTCGTGGTCAGCGCGCTCGTCGAAGGCGACAAGCCGTCGACGAAGGCGGCAGTTGCCGCGTTGAACGCGCTGAGCCCGCGCAGCCACAAACTCGTCGTCGTGAACCGCGACGACCAGTTGACCTGGTTGTCGGTTCGCAACATTCCCGAGGTGCACGTGCTCACGCCCGGACAGCTCAACACGTACGACGTGCTGATTTCGGACGACGTCGTGTTCACCAAGGCCGCGTTGGACACGTTCCTGGCGGGCCCGCCCAAGGGCAAGTCGGCCTCGGCCGTGGGACGCGCGTCGGACGTCGATCAGGGCGCTGCCGACCTCGAGTCAACCAGCACTGAGGAGGACGCCAAGTGA
- the rplC gene encoding 50S ribosomal protein L3 — MSTPNTRSKPLVQVRNIKGLLGTKVGMTQVWDDENRLVPVTVVAAGANVVTQIRQEESEGYPSIQLAFGQIDPRKVTKPLSGHFEKAGVTPRRHLVELRTADATEYEVGQELGADIFEAGTKVDVTAKTKGKGTAGVMKRHGFHGVGASHGSHRNHRKPGSIGGASTPGRVFKGLRMAGRMGAVRQTTQNLTVHAVDADKGLLLIKGAVPGPKGAVVLVRTSVKEG; from the coding sequence ATGTCTACTCCTAATACACGTTCAAAGCCGCTCGTCCAGGTGCGCAACATCAAGGGCCTGCTCGGCACCAAGGTCGGCATGACGCAGGTCTGGGACGACGAGAACCGTCTCGTCCCGGTCACGGTCGTCGCCGCCGGCGCCAACGTCGTCACGCAGATCCGCCAGGAAGAGAGCGAAGGTTATCCTTCGATCCAGCTGGCGTTCGGCCAGATCGACCCGCGCAAGGTGACCAAGCCGCTGTCCGGCCATTTCGAAAAGGCCGGCGTCACGCCGCGCCGTCACCTCGTCGAGCTCCGCACTGCGGACGCCACCGAGTACGAAGTGGGCCAGGAACTCGGCGCCGACATCTTTGAAGCCGGCACCAAGGTCGACGTCACTGCCAAGACCAAGGGCAAAGGCACCGCCGGCGTCATGAAGCGTCACGGCTTCCATGGCGTGGGGGCCTCGCACGGCTCGCACCGCAACCACCGCAAGCCGGGCTCGATCGGCGGCGCTTCGACGCCGGGTCGCGTCTTCAAGGGCCTGCGCATGGCCGGCCGGATGGGCGCCGTCCGCCAGACGACCCAGAACCTGACAGTGCACGCCGTGGACGCCGATAAGGGTCTGCTGCTCATCAAGGGCGCCGTTCCCGGCCCCAAGGGCGCTGTCGTTCTGGTCCGCACCTCAGTGAAGGAGGGCTGA
- the rpsJ gene encoding 30S ribosomal protein S10, whose product MAGQKIRIRLKSYDHAVIDSAARKIVDTVTRAGATVVGPVPLPTEKNVYCVIRSPHKYKDSREHFEMRTHKRLIDIIDPTPKAVDSLMRLDLADDVNIEIKL is encoded by the coding sequence ATGGCGGGACAGAAGATCCGCATCCGGCTCAAGTCGTACGACCACGCGGTTATCGACAGTGCGGCGCGCAAAATCGTCGACACTGTCACCCGTGCTGGTGCAACGGTTGTAGGGCCGGTGCCGCTGCCGACGGAAAAGAACGTGTACTGCGTTATCCGCTCGCCGCACAAGTACAAGGACAGCCGCGAGCACTTCGAAATGCGTACGCACAAGCGCCTCATCGACATCATCGATCCGACGCCGAAGGCGGTCGATTCGCTCATGCGTCTCGACCTGGCCGATGACGTCAATATCGAAATCAAGCTGTAG
- the tuf gene encoding elongation factor Tu produces the protein MAKAQFDRTKPHVNIGTIGHVDHGKTTLTAAITKVLHDEYPDLNDASAFDAIDNAPEEKQRGITINISHVEYQTEKRHYAHVDAPGHADYIKNMITGAAQMDGAILVVAATDGPMPQTREHVLLARQVGVPYIVVALNKSDMVDDEELLELVEFEVRDLLSSQDFDGDNAPVVRVSALKALEGDEKWTQSIVELMHAVDDSIPEPERDIDKPFLMPVEDVFTITGRGTVVTGRVERGVLKPNDEIEMVGIKEKSTKTTVTAIEMFRKTLPDARAGENVGLLLRGTKREDVERGQVIVKPNSITPHTEFEGQVYILSKDEGGRHNPFYSNYRPQFYFRTTDVTGVITLPEGTEMVMPGDNTDMSVQLIQPIAMEEGLRFAIREGGRTVGAGRVTKINK, from the coding sequence GTGGCAAAGGCGCAGTTCGATCGGACTAAGCCGCACGTCAACATCGGCACGATCGGTCACGTCGACCACGGTAAGACGACGCTGACCGCTGCTATCACCAAGGTGTTGCACGACGAGTACCCCGATCTCAACGATGCTTCGGCATTCGACGCGATCGACAATGCCCCTGAAGAAAAGCAGCGCGGCATCACCATCAACATCTCCCACGTGGAGTACCAGACCGAGAAGCGTCACTATGCGCACGTCGACGCCCCCGGTCACGCCGACTACATCAAGAACATGATCACCGGTGCCGCCCAGATGGACGGCGCGATCCTGGTGGTCGCCGCTACCGATGGCCCGATGCCGCAGACCCGCGAGCACGTGCTGCTGGCCCGCCAGGTCGGCGTGCCGTACATCGTGGTGGCGTTGAACAAGTCGGACATGGTCGATGACGAAGAGCTCCTCGAGCTCGTCGAGTTCGAGGTTCGCGATCTGCTCAGCTCGCAGGACTTCGACGGAGACAATGCTCCGGTCGTGCGCGTGTCGGCACTGAAGGCGCTCGAGGGCGACGAGAAGTGGACGCAGTCCATCGTCGAACTCATGCACGCCGTGGATGACAGCATCCCGGAGCCGGAGCGCGATATCGACAAGCCGTTCCTGATGCCCGTCGAAGACGTCTTCACGATCACCGGCCGCGGCACCGTCGTGACCGGCCGTGTCGAGCGCGGCGTCCTGAAGCCGAACGACGAGATCGAAATGGTCGGCATCAAGGAAAAGTCGACCAAGACGACGGTCACGGCCATCGAGATGTTCCGCAAGACGCTCCCCGACGCCCGCGCCGGAGAGAACGTCGGCCTGCTGCTTCGCGGCACCAAGCGCGAGGACGTCGAGCGCGGCCAGGTCATCGTCAAGCCGAACTCGATCACTCCGCACACGGAATTCGAGGGCCAGGTCTACATCCTGAGCAAGGACGAGGGTGGACGCCACAACCCGTTCTACTCGAACTACCGTCCGCAGTTCTACTTCCGTACCACGGACGTCACCGGCGTCATCACGTTGCCGGAAGGCACCGAGATGGTCATGCCGGGCGACAACACCGACATGAGCGTTCAGCTGATTCAGCCGATCGCCATGGAAGAGGGCTTGCGCTTCGCCATTCGTGAAGGTGGCCGCACCGTCGGCGCCGGCCGCGTGACGAAGATCAACAAGTAA
- the fusA gene encoding elongation factor G, with product MALDVLNDLKKVRNIGIMAHIDAGKTTTTERILYYTGINHKIGETHDGASTMDWMAQEQERGITITSAATTCFWKDNQINIIDTPGHVDFTVEVERSLRVLDGAVAVFDGKEGVEPQSETVWRQADKYNVPRICFVNKMDKLGADFYYTVQTIVDRLKATPLVMQLPIGAESDFEGVVDLLTMKAMMWRGETKMGAEYTTEEIPADLQAKAEEYRAKLVEQVAEANDEMLEKYLGGEEFSLDEIKDGIRQLVVRSEAYPVFCGSAFKNKGVQPMLDAVIDYLPSPLDVPSVQGHDINDPEKIIERKPSKEEPFAALAFKVVTHPFFGKLTYVRVYSGHLNSGAQVLNSTKNKKERIGKLFQMHSNKENPVEDIHAGHIYAVIGLKNTTTGDTLCNPEHPVVLESMTFPEPVIFVAIEPKTKSDQEKLSVAIQKLAEEDPTFTVSLNEDTGQTEIGGMGELHLDILVDRMKREFKVEANVGKPQVAYRETIRKTVDKIDYTHKKQTGGSGQFAKVQVSIEPLEVTTDTIYEFENKVTGGRIPREYIPSVDAGIQDAMQLGVLAGYPLVGIKAILLDGQYHDVDSSEMAFKIAGSMVLKDAVKRANPVLLEPLMDVEVRTPEEYMGDVIGDINARRGQIQSMEDASGVKVVRAHVPLSEMFGYIGDLRSKTQGRAVYSMQFESYSEVPKAVAEEIIQKTRGE from the coding sequence GTGGCACTTGATGTGCTCAACGACCTGAAGAAGGTCCGCAATATCGGCATCATGGCTCATATCGATGCCGGTAAGACCACCACCACCGAGCGGATTCTGTACTACACCGGAATCAACCACAAGATCGGCGAGACCCACGACGGTGCGTCGACGATGGACTGGATGGCGCAGGAGCAAGAGCGAGGTATCACCATCACCTCGGCTGCTACCACCTGCTTCTGGAAAGACAACCAGATCAACATCATCGACACGCCCGGGCACGTCGATTTCACCGTTGAGGTGGAGCGCAGCCTGCGCGTGCTCGACGGCGCCGTCGCAGTGTTCGACGGAAAAGAAGGCGTCGAGCCGCAGTCGGAGACCGTGTGGCGTCAGGCCGACAAGTACAACGTGCCGCGCATTTGCTTCGTCAACAAGATGGACAAGCTCGGCGCCGACTTCTACTACACGGTGCAGACGATCGTCGACCGGCTCAAGGCCACGCCGCTCGTCATGCAGTTGCCGATCGGCGCCGAAAGCGATTTCGAAGGCGTCGTCGACCTGCTCACCATGAAAGCGATGATGTGGCGCGGCGAGACCAAGATGGGCGCCGAGTACACCACCGAGGAAATCCCGGCCGATCTGCAGGCGAAGGCCGAGGAATACCGGGCAAAGCTCGTCGAGCAGGTCGCCGAAGCCAATGACGAGATGCTGGAGAAGTATCTCGGCGGCGAAGAGTTCTCCCTCGACGAGATCAAGGACGGCATCCGTCAGCTCGTCGTCCGCTCGGAAGCATACCCGGTGTTCTGCGGCTCGGCTTTCAAGAACAAGGGCGTGCAGCCGATGCTGGACGCCGTGATCGACTACCTGCCGTCGCCGTTGGACGTCCCGAGCGTCCAGGGCCACGACATCAACGATCCGGAAAAGATCATCGAGCGTAAGCCCAGCAAGGAAGAGCCGTTCGCGGCCCTGGCCTTCAAGGTCGTCACTCACCCGTTCTTCGGCAAATTGACCTATGTGCGCGTCTATTCGGGTCACCTCAACAGCGGGGCCCAGGTGCTCAACTCGACGAAGAACAAAAAGGAGCGCATCGGCAAGCTGTTCCAGATGCACTCCAATAAGGAGAACCCGGTCGAGGACATCCACGCCGGGCACATCTACGCGGTGATCGGCCTGAAGAACACGACAACGGGCGACACGCTGTGCAACCCGGAGCACCCGGTGGTGCTCGAGTCGATGACGTTCCCCGAGCCCGTGATCTTCGTGGCCATCGAGCCGAAGACGAAGAGCGACCAGGAAAAGCTCTCGGTCGCCATTCAAAAGCTCGCCGAAGAAGACCCCACGTTCACGGTCAGCTTGAACGAAGACACCGGCCAGACCGAGATCGGCGGCATGGGTGAGCTGCACTTGGACATTCTCGTCGACCGGATGAAGCGTGAGTTCAAGGTCGAGGCGAACGTCGGCAAGCCGCAGGTGGCATACCGCGAGACGATTCGCAAGACCGTCGACAAGATCGATTACACCCACAAGAAGCAGACGGGTGGATCGGGTCAGTTCGCCAAGGTGCAGGTGTCGATCGAGCCGCTCGAGGTCACGACCGACACAATCTACGAGTTCGAGAACAAGGTCACGGGCGGTCGTATCCCGCGCGAGTACATCCCGAGCGTGGACGCCGGTATCCAAGACGCCATGCAACTCGGCGTGCTGGCCGGCTATCCGCTGGTGGGCATCAAGGCCATCCTGCTGGACGGCCAGTACCACGATGTCGACTCCTCGGAGATGGCATTCAAGATCGCCGGCTCGATGGTGCTCAAGGACGCCGTCAAGCGCGCGAACCCGGTTCTGCTCGAGCCGTTGATGGACGTCGAGGTGCGTACGCCCGAGGAATACATGGGCGACGTCATCGGCGATATCAACGCACGGCGCGGACAGATCCAGTCCATGGAAGACGCTTCGGGCGTGAAAGTCGTCCGGGCCCATGTTCCGCTCTCGGAAATGTTCGGATACATTGGTGACCTGCGGTCGAAGACCCAGGGACGCGCGGTGTACTCCATGCAGTTCGAAAGCTATTCCGAAGTCCCCAAGGCTGTTGCCGAGGAGATCATTCAGAAGACCCGGGGCGAATAG
- the rpsG gene encoding 30S ribosomal protein S7, with translation MPRKGPAPTRPLVVDPVYKSPLVTQLINKILLDGKRSTAERIVYGAMEGAREKTGTDPVVALKKALDNVKPALEVRSRRVGGATYQVPVEVRGTRSTTLALRWLVGYARQRREKTMTERLQNEILDASNGLGAAVKRREDTHKMAESNRAFAHYRW, from the coding sequence ATGCCCCGCAAAGGCCCGGCCCCCACGCGGCCGCTCGTGGTCGACCCGGTCTACAAGTCGCCGCTGGTCACCCAACTGATCAACAAGATCCTGCTTGACGGCAAACGCTCGACCGCCGAGCGCATCGTGTACGGCGCCATGGAAGGTGCTCGCGAAAAGACCGGCACCGATCCGGTCGTCGCCTTGAAGAAGGCCCTCGACAATGTGAAGCCGGCCCTCGAGGTCCGCTCCCGCCGAGTCGGCGGCGCCACCTACCAGGTGCCGGTCGAGGTCCGCGGAACCCGTTCGACGACGCTGGCTCTGCGCTGGCTTGTCGGCTATGCGCGTCAGCGTCGCGAGAAGACGATGACCGAGCGCCTGCAGAACGAGATCCTGGACGCCTCCAACGGCCTGGGAGCCGCTGTGAAGCGCCGCGAGGACACCCACAAGATGGCCGAGTCCAACAGGGCCTTCGCACACTACCGCTGGTAA
- the rpsL gene encoding 30S ribosomal protein S12: MPTIQQLVRKGRQDKSGKSTTPALKGSPQRRGVCTRVYTTTPKKPNSALRKVARVRLSSQIEVTAYIPGEGHNLQEHSIVLVRGGRVKDLPGVRYKIVRGSLDTQGVKGRKQGRSKYGAKMEKK, translated from the coding sequence GTGCCAACGATCCAGCAGCTGGTCCGAAAGGGCCGGCAGGACAAGTCGGGGAAGTCCACGACCCCGGCTCTCAAGGGGAGCCCCCAGCGCCGCGGCGTGTGCACGCGTGTGTACACCACGACGCCTAAGAAGCCGAACTCGGCATTGCGCAAGGTTGCGCGCGTGCGACTGAGCAGTCAGATCGAAGTGACCGCCTACATTCCGGGCGAAGGACACAACCTGCAGGAGCACTCGATCGTGCTCGTCCGCGGCGGCCGTGTGAAGGACCTCCCCGGCGTCCGCTACAAGATCGTCCGAGGCTCGCTCGACACGCAGGGCGTCAAGGGACGCAAGCAGGGACGCAGCAAGTACGGCGCGAAGATGGAGAAGAAGTAA
- a CDS encoding ArnT family glycosyltransferase — protein MTTATSAPARRRTASRKFRWDSPALLVLLAGTAALYLVGRSASGWANSFYSAAVQAGSESWKAFFFGASDAAGSITVDKPPASLWVMALSVRAFGLSSWSILVPQALMGVATVGVLYASVRRTAIRRLGRAAASCAGLLAGLVLALTPVAALMFRFNNPDALLVLLMTGATALTLRAVRTGRARWILLAGVLIGFGFLTKQLQVFLILPALVAVYAACAPHGWWARIRHLLGAAAAIVVSAGWWVAAVQLTPASDRPYIGGSQHNSILELTFGYNGFGRLTGNETGSVGGGGTGGAGGMWGTPGIGRLFGSEMGGQISWLLPAALAVLAAGLVVLGRARRTDVYRAALIAWGLWLVVTGLTFSLMSGIIHPYYMVALAPALAAVVGLGTVLLWRNRSRGWVMTVLAPATAGTAVWEFVLLGRTPDWYPWLRIVILVGGIAAAILLELIATLRRLRNGASMRRRERLAASLALVTALAGPFAYTLQTASTGHSGSIVSAGPTATGFGGGPGGGPAGGGAPGTAGGKRGAIGQPPGGPGNGAPQQGSQQRGPGQSPPHGTPPAMAQGSRGSQGSTQGGMRGGPGRGNAAGAGNGSGGGLLNGSTPGKKLTQLLDADSGDYTWVAATIGANSAAGYQLATELPVMPIGGFNGTDPSPTLAEFKADVAAGKIHYFIAGGGMGGGQSTGPSSRITSWVKAHYSEQTVDGVSIFDLTK, from the coding sequence ATGACCACTGCGACTTCCGCTCCCGCACGGCGTCGAACCGCATCAAGAAAATTTCGTTGGGACTCGCCGGCGCTGCTGGTGCTCCTGGCCGGGACCGCTGCACTGTACCTAGTCGGCCGCTCGGCGTCCGGCTGGGCGAACTCGTTCTATTCGGCAGCAGTGCAAGCCGGCAGCGAGTCATGGAAGGCGTTCTTCTTCGGCGCATCCGACGCCGCGGGATCCATCACTGTCGACAAGCCGCCGGCAAGCCTGTGGGTGATGGCGCTGTCGGTGCGCGCATTCGGCCTTTCGTCGTGGTCGATCCTTGTGCCGCAGGCACTGATGGGCGTCGCCACGGTCGGCGTTCTTTACGCGTCGGTGCGCCGGACGGCGATCCGGCGACTCGGCCGTGCCGCCGCCTCGTGTGCGGGGCTCCTGGCCGGACTCGTCCTGGCACTGACGCCGGTGGCAGCTCTCATGTTCCGATTCAACAACCCCGACGCACTGTTGGTTCTGCTCATGACCGGGGCCACCGCGCTGACCCTGCGCGCCGTTCGTACCGGACGCGCTCGCTGGATCCTCCTGGCCGGCGTCCTGATCGGGTTCGGCTTCCTGACCAAGCAGCTGCAAGTGTTCTTGATCCTCCCGGCACTCGTCGCCGTGTACGCCGCATGCGCGCCGCATGGTTGGTGGGCCCGTATCCGTCATCTTCTCGGCGCTGCCGCCGCAATTGTCGTGTCCGCCGGATGGTGGGTCGCGGCCGTGCAGCTCACCCCGGCGTCCGATCGGCCGTACATCGGCGGTTCGCAACACAACTCGATACTGGAACTCACGTTCGGCTACAACGGATTCGGCCGTCTGACCGGCAATGAGACGGGCAGCGTCGGGGGCGGCGGCACGGGGGGAGCCGGCGGCATGTGGGGAACGCCGGGAATCGGCAGGCTGTTCGGTTCCGAAATGGGCGGCCAGATCTCCTGGCTGTTGCCCGCCGCGCTGGCAGTGCTCGCGGCCGGCCTCGTCGTGCTGGGCCGTGCCCGGCGCACCGACGTGTATCGGGCAGCGTTGATCGCCTGGGGACTGTGGCTCGTCGTCACCGGACTCACCTTCAGTCTGATGTCCGGAATCATCCACCCGTACTACATGGTGGCCTTGGCTCCGGCGCTGGCGGCAGTGGTCGGGCTGGGCACGGTGCTGCTGTGGCGCAATCGTTCGCGGGGCTGGGTGATGACCGTACTCGCGCCGGCGACCGCCGGAACGGCCGTGTGGGAATTCGTTCTCTTGGGCCGGACGCCGGACTGGTATCCCTGGCTGCGCATCGTCATCCTGGTCGGGGGCATCGCTGCGGCGATCCTTCTCGAACTGATTGCGACGCTGCGGAGACTGCGGAACGGCGCTTCGATGCGACGTCGTGAGCGACTTGCCGCCTCTCTTGCGCTGGTGACGGCGCTCGCCGGCCCGTTCGCCTACACGCTGCAGACCGCATCCACCGGACACAGCGGGTCGATAGTCAGCGCCGGCCCGACGGCGACAGGCTTCGGCGGCGGACCGGGAGGCGGTCCGGCGGGCGGCGGTGCGCCCGGAACTGCGGGCGGCAAGCGCGGCGCCATCGGTCAGCCGCCGGGAGGCCCTGGGAACGGGGCCCCGCAGCAGGGTTCGCAGCAGCGCGGTCCCGGGCAGAGCCCCCCGCACGGCACACCGCCCGCCATGGCACAGGGCTCACGGGGCTCACAGGGCTCGACACAGGGCGGCATGCGTGGCGGTCCCGGTCGGGGCAACGCCGCGGGCGCCGGCAACGGCTCGGGCGGCGGGCTCTTGAACGGCAGCACGCCGGGCAAGAAGCTCACCCAGCTGCTCGACGCCGATTCCGGCGACTACACGTGGGTCGCGGCAACGATTGGCGCCAACAGCGCGGCCGGATATCAACTGGCAACCGAACTGCCGGTCATGCCGATCGGCGGCTTCAACGGAACGGATCCGTCGCCCACCCTTGCGGAATTCAAGGCGGACGTCGCTGCCGGCAAGATCCACTACTTCATTGCGGGCGGCGGTATGGGCGGCGGACAGTCGACGGGCCCGTCGTCCCGAATCACGTCGTGGGTGAAAGCGCACTACTCAGAGCAAACGGTCGACGGCGTGAGCATCTTCGATCTGACGAAATGA